The Raphanus sativus cultivar WK10039 chromosome 2, ASM80110v3, whole genome shotgun sequence genome includes a region encoding these proteins:
- the LOC108842405 gene encoding subtilisin-like protease SBT3.11, with protein sequence MSSQVSWLVIGVMSVVLILNLEYTVVKGGASEETKIHIVYLGEREHNDPELVTASHLRMLESLLGSKKDASDSIVHSYRQGFSGFAAHLTDSQAKKIAEHPDVLQVSPNTFYEPQTTRVFDYLGLSPSSPKGLLHDAKMGEDVIIGILDSGVWPESPSFSDKGLGPIPKRWKGTCVDGENFDSKKHCNKKLIGARYYMDGLFKKNKTDSGIPSTEYMSARESLPHGSNVASIAAGAFVPNVSDHGFGMGTARGGAPKARIAMYKVCWHREDGSSSSSDILKAMDDAIGDGVDIISISLGSPIPILSEIDVHNVFSYGAFHAISKGITVLMAAGNSGPDAYSVQNIAPWIITVAGTNLDRWFPTPLTLGNNVTLLARTPFGDPEFQAELIYVDSSKKITSAARGKVVLCFITSDSVETPDDYLTQQLEVEAKGLIIASRRSDMVGVSQNLVLLNIDYAQGTTMLNYIKSTSTPTIKVSPSITLTGPIVATKVADFSSRGPNSVSPYVLKPDIAAPAVAIMAACTPEKMNYENGFTADSGTSLATPAVAGVVALLKAVHPDWSPAMLKSALITTASTTDPHGEPIFSEGLSRKLADPFDFGGGLMSPDKAANPGLVYDAEPEDYRRFMCASNYEEKYITTMSQQNVLYKCPSPRPSMLDLNLPSITIPYLKEDVTLTRTVTNVGPVYSVYRVIVQPPMGVKISVTPKILVFNSRVKKLSYQVTVSTTHKANSIYFFGSLTWTDGIHNVVIPLSIRTQMLKYFDQ encoded by the exons atgaGTTCTCAAGTCTCATGGTTGGTTATTGGGGTGATGAGTGTTGTGTTGATTCTCAACTTGGAGTATACCGTTGTGAAAGGAGGAGCCTCTGAGGAGACTAAG ATCCACATAGTGTACCTTGGTGAAAGAGAGCATAATGACCCGGAGCTTGTAACGGCCTCGCATCTCCGCATGTTAGAATCATTACTTGGAAG CAAGAAAGATGCGAGTGACTCCATTGTTCATAGTTATCGACAGGGTTTCTCCGGCTTTGCCGCCCATCTTACGGATTCTCAAGCGAAAAAGATCGCAG agCATCCGGATGTACTTCAAGTGTCACCCAATACTTTCTACGAGCCTCAAACGACAAGGGTATTTGATTACTTGGGGCTTTCTCCAAGCTCACCTAAAGGACTTCTTCATGATGCCAAGATGGGTGAGGATGTCATCATCGGTATCTTGGACTCAG GCGTGTGGCCAGAGTCGCCATCGTTTAGTGACAAAGGGTTAGGGCCGATCCCGAAAAGATGGAAAGGAACGTGTGTGGACGGTGAAAATTTCGACTCGAAGAAGCATTGCAACAAGAAGCTGATAGGAGCAAGGTATTACATGGACGGCCTGTTCAAGAAAAACAAGACGGACAGCGGAATACCAAGCACAGAATACATGTCTGCGAGGGAATCCTTGCCTCACGGGTCCAATGTGGCCTCCATAGCAGCAGGCGCCTTCGTCCCAAATGTGAGTGACCACGGGTTTGGAATGGGTACAGCGAGAGGAGGGGCACCTAAAGCACGTATCGCCATGTACAAAGTGTGTTGGCACAGAGAAGATGGCTCATCCTCGAGCTCGGACATACTAAAGGCCATGGACGATGCCATAGGGGACGGAGTGGACATTATATCGATTTCTTTAGGAAGTCCGATCCCTATATTAAGTGAAATCGACGTTCATAATGTGTTCTCGTATGGAGCGTTCCACGCAATCTCCAAGGGCATTACAGTGCTCATGGCAGCAGGCAACTCCGGACCGGATGCTTACTCCGTCCAGAACATAGCTCCATGGATAATAACAGTGGCTGGTACCAACCTTGACCGGTGGTTTCCCACACCTCTGACACTAGGAAACAATGTGACAttattg GCACGAACCCCATTCGGAGATCCTGAATTCCAAGCAGAACTCATATACGTAGACAGCTCAAAAAAGATAACCAGTGCAGCACGAGGAAAAGTGGTGCTGTGTTTTATAACTTCTGACAGTGTAGAAACTCCAGATGATTATTTAACTCAACAATTGGAAGTTGAGGCGAAGGGTTTAATCATTGCAAGCAGAAGAAGTGATATGGTGGGTGTTTCACAAAATTTGGTTTTGCTCAATATCGACTATGCACAAGGGACCACAATGTTGAACTACATAAAATCCACCag TACGCCAACCATAAAAGTGAGTCCTTCAATCACACTCACTGGACCAATTGTAGCTACCAAGGTTGCTGATTTCTCCAGCAGAGGACCCAATTCTGTATCTCCATATGTTCTCAAG CCCGATATTGCTGCACCAGCTGTAGCCATAATGGCAGCTTGTACCCCAGAAAAAATGAACTACGAGAACGGATTCACTGCTGACTCTGGCACTTCATTGGCAACACCTGCGGTTGCCGGTGTGGTTGCTCTACTCAAAGCTGTGCATCCTGACTGGTCTCCTGCCATGCTTAAATCAGCTCTCATCACTACag CTTCCACAACGGATCCCCATGGAGAACCAATCTTCTCAGAAGGATTATCACGGAAACTAGCTGACCCTTTTGATTTCGGGGGAGGACTAATGAGCCCAGACAAAGCAGCAAACCCTGGTCTTGTCTATGATGCAGAACCAGAAGACTACAGGCGTTTTATGTGTGCTTCTAATTATGAGGAGAAGTACATTACCACAATGTCACAGCAAAACGTGCTATATAAATGTCCGAGTCCAAGGCCGTCTATGCTCGATCTCAATTTGCCTTCTATCACCATTCCATACCTCAAGGAAGATGTGACTCTCACAAGAACCGTAACCAACGTTGGACCAGTCTACTCCGTATATAGAGTCATCGTTCAGCCTCCTATGGGTGTCAAAATCTCCGTCACGCCCAAGATATTGGTCTTTAACTCCAGAGTTAAGAAACTCAGCTACCAAGTCACTGTCTCCACAACTCACAAAGCCAATTCTATTTACTTTTTCGGGAGTTTGACTTGGACTGATGGCATTCACAACGTCGTCATCCCATTATCTATCAGGACACAAATGTTGAAGTACTTTGACCAATAA